CAGAAAGGAAGCGCGTGTTTTTCTGCCACTGAacaaagcgcagtccatttgaccATTGTGTAGTGTTGTTATCTTTCATCCAGCAAGCGAGTATTGCTTTAACATCTCTGTTTGCTCGTTCCACGGAACCCTGTGATTGAGAATATCTTGGTTTCCCATGAACTAGCTTACATTCTGGCCACATAGCCAGAACTTCTTTAATTACCTTATTTGAAAATTCTCTCCCATTGTCAGAGTGAAGAATATGAGGGGCTCCTTTATCACAGAAAATGTCAACCAGGTGAAAAGCTACCTACTCGGAAGTCTTAGTCTGTAGGGCTCGAAGGCATATCATCTTGGTCAAGTGATCCATTGTGAAGCTTTTCAGTGTACAATATActtgcaacaaataagtgatgagaggagcacgaatatttccgtcctcggccgaacctccgtaggaactaactgacacttggacttttcctaatcaattttaagttactatttttttttttttgcataatgaccagcagctactggggtaactttacaaaatgaccaacgatactaatagtcattttgcaaaataactaaacttctggtcattttccaaaatgaccacaattatttgggcattttgcaaactgacagatattttggtcatttcccaaaatgaccgggcagtttggaaaatgaccaattcctcaaaatgaccgtaacatatatatatatatatatatatatatatatatatatatatatatatatatatatatatatatatatatatatatatatatatatacatatatatatatatatatatatatatatatatatatatatatatatatatatatatatatatgtatatatatatatatatatatatatatatatatatatatatatatatatatatatatatgtatatatatgtatacatatatatatgtgtatatatatatgtatatatatacatatatatatatatatatatatatatatatatatatatataaatatacatatatatatatatatatatatatatatatatatatagatatatatatatatatatatacaaatatatatatatatatatatatatatatatatatatatatatatatatatacagtatatatatagatatatatatatatatatatatatatatatatatatatatatatatatatatatatatacagtacacatatatacagtatatatatatatatatatatatatatatatatatacagtatatatatatagatatatatatatatatatatatatatatatatatatatatatatatatatatacataaacacacagacaacAACATCAAATTacctgtttttagtccactgctggTCAAATGCCTAGAAATTTATGAATTCCAAGGTATGAATATAATCCCGTTAGTTTTACATAGGATGTTAACTGTATCGTACTGTTACCTGAAATCTTAGTAGGTAACAGTATTCCCTTTACATATCCAGTCATAATCCCTATGCAACAgagtacattatcattattattattattattattattattattattattattattattattattattattactagtcaagctacaacccttgttggaaaagcaagatgatataagcccaagggctccaatagggaaaaatagcccagtgaagaaaggaaataaggaaatgaataaatgatgagaacaagttaacaagaaatcattctaaaacaatatcaacgtcaaaacagatatgtcctatataaactattaacaacgtcaaaaacagatatgtcatatataaactataaaaagactcatgtcagcctggtcaacataaaaacatttgctaaactttgaacttttgaagttctactgattcaactacccgattaggaagatcattccacaactttgtaacagttagaacaaaacttctagaatactgtgtagtattgagcctcatggagaaggcctggctattagaattaactgcctgccgattattacgaacaggatagaattgtccaaggagatctgaatgtaatggatggtcagagttatgaaaaatcttatggaacatgcataatgaactaattgaacgatggtgtcaaagattaatatctagatcaggaataagaaatttaataaaccgtaagtttatgtccaacaaattaagatgagaatcaggaactgaacacaagacaggagaacaatattcaaaacaaggtagaatgaaagaattgaaacacttcttcagaatagattgatcaccgaaatcttaAATGCCTTCctaaataagccaatttcttgtgtTATTGAAGAAGTAACAGACCTAATgcttttctcaaaagcaaatttgtcgtcgagaatctcacctaaaattttaaaagagtgatacaaatttaaagaaacattatcaatactgagatccggatgttgaggagccaccgtccttgacctatttataatcatactttgagttttgttaggatttaacttcataccccataatttgcaccatgcactaattttagctaaatctccattaagggattcaccaaccccagatctacattcagtggatggaattgatgcaaagagagtagcttcatctgcatatgcaacaagcttgttttctaggtcaaagtacgtgtcatgtgtatatagtatgaaaagtaatgggccaagaacactaccctgtggaacactggatatcacattcctatactcactatggtgcccatcaacaaccactctttgagatctattacttaaaaaatcaataataatgctaagaaacgacccacccattcccaactgttcgagtttgaaaataagggcctcatgattaacatggtcaaaggcagcactaaaatcaaggccaatcatatgaacttcctgaccacaatcaagggatttttgtacagcatttggggattgtgagaagggcatcacatgctccaaggcctttacgaaaaccaaattgcaaacaagggaatagatgattactttcagcaaacctattaagacgttttgccaggagactctcaaaaactttaaataatatgggagttatggaaattgggcggtattcagtgggtcttgagctaccacaaacacatttacatagaagagtaacattaccaattctccaataagtgctaaaagctcctctttttgctaacttgcgcaaaataacagataactttagatctaagaaatcagctgtctctataaaaaaaaaacaaagggaaaatatcgtttgggtctacacctccataagcatcaaggtccatgaacagagctttaatttcacgagatcaaaaagctaaactagttagtttagcctcaggaaaacaggaatgaggaaattcaagtttttcattactctgtttactttcaaaaacatcagccaaaagggttgccttttattttggacaatgagtgactgagccatctagtttgagtaaaggaggaactgttgcatctacaccaaagagagcagatttaagggtcgacccccatttatgttcttgagttgtaccagaaaaggtttcttttatggttaaattgtactcctttgtagttgaggcataaactctctgagcaaaagctcagaGCTGAGAATAGTTttcccaggtcaaatctgatctattacccttccaaagatgataggcctcctgcttctccaattaagcacgcctgcaatcatcattgaaccacggtttgtccttcactcggtaccttaggacacgagaagggatacgcgtaTCAATTAAGTTGACTAAATTTTCATTCAAATGGATAACAGATTCTACACtagtatataattgtgaccaaatcAAGCACAAattatcatgcaaaatcccattccagtctgcttgggatttcatataaattttacaagagtatgatatatcggggacaggctgctcagtcttcactactattgaaatcaaggcatgatcagatgtcccgactggaaaaccaaccttactagttaggacgccaggggagtcagtgtatacgaggtccaagcaattaccagacctgtgggtagctttatttatgatttgctcacagcctgattcagaggcaaaatctaaagatcttaagccatggcgatcggtaggagagatagaaattaaccactccctatggtgagcattaaaatcaccaacaaagacaaaagaagccttactatcatcttcttgtatctcagccataatggtaagaaaacgatggaagatagaatcatccatgtcaggattccgatagatcgaacataaataaaagttgttatgcctgccacaaacttttattacctgaatctcttgaCATTCATATTGATAACAGgcattatgagaagcagggtactcagttctaatatacgcagccattctcctggccctagggatggcatcacgtttcaacattattggcttcttaaaaccagttataaggagctcagatgagtgcctcatattagaaaactgagtttctgagcacaaaagaatatcataccgtcTGGAGGCATGAATAcaacgaatattacaatacagaaaacgacattgacaaaatctaggacgcactggtcccggattttatTCAATGTCtttagacagcataagaattaattgaaataaaaaagagacatcatacttaagaactagattaacgagaattataacaaaaacaatatttacagaGTTATAAATAAAGTGTTTGATGAAACCCGtacactatagtaaaaagtcggaaaaattggtcaacatggaggagccgatacaccatgcaaggctaaataccctccaggatagccacttcaactgaagggaggacagtaaggatggttttgagaagaaaaagaatcagaagaggaaaagacaacctcttgataaaccaccagacatccatggcccttccattaagcctgcccaacacaccctttaaaaaaaaaagaggaagaaaaaaaaataataagacagaatagtgtgctcgagtgtaccctcaaacaagagaactctaacccaagacagtggaagatcatggtacagaagctatggcagtacccaagaatacagaacaatggtttaattaaggagtgtccttctcctagaagagctgcttactatagctaaagagtctctcctacccttaccaagaggaaagtacactgaacaattgcagtacagtaattaaccccttgggtgatgaagtgtttagtatctcattgttgtcaggtttattaggaaaggcgagaatatgtaaagaataggccagactattctgtgtaagtgtaggcaaagaaataataagccgtgaccagagagagggatccaatatattactgacTGGCCAATAAAAGGATCTAATatccctctagtggtagtatctcaacgggagactggtgccctagccaacctactatatatatatatatatatatatatatatatatatatatatatatatatatatatatatatatatatatatatatatatatatatatatatatatatatatatatatatatacatatacactgtacatacatacaacaacatttatatatatatatatatatatatatatatatatatatatatatatatatatatacatatatatatatatatatatatacatatatatatatatatatatatatatatatatatatatatatatatatatatatatatatatgtatatacacttacatgtgagagagagagagagagagagagagagagagagagagagagagagagagagagagagagagagagagagagagagagagaaaaaattctctGAATTAAAATCTTTAAATCTTTTCACTAAAGGGACCTCGTTCCTTTTAACACAATAACTGTAACCTAATCGACTTCTAACAGTCCGTTTTGGCCACAATGATTAGCCATCATGAAAACCTTCGGTATATTCAAAGGACAGCTAAGCCCAATTGAGTTCTTCTCTACACATTATGACCATAGCAAATAACACACAACGTGATCTTATTACTCTATATTAAATACCGAGACCCATACACAGTACAAAAGAttaatacagcatatgtatatatttaaaccaCAGGGCAGAGGAGGTTAACTGTTGGCAAATCACGGTTACAGAAATTCTATATCAATAAATAGTCGAGAACAAGAAGAAATGTAATTCACCATATTTTCAAAATGTATTCTACGGTTACAATAATTTTTACATGTAACAGATTTTATTAATGTAAACTCATGCGATCGAATACTGCCCTTTTATGTCGTAACTAAATGAGTCAGAGATATAGAGTGGCATAGTTTTCCATTGAGACTTAATTAATGGAAGGGTTTTATCTCTGAAGACTTTTGTAAGAGCTTACTTCTGCCTTAATAGCAGGACTCgattaatcaaaatatatatttcccagAAAGGTTTGACGTTCTGCTTCAATTTGTAAGTCTAGTCTATTTTTCCATTATTGAACCTGGAAAATATGTTGAAGAGACACACCTGTCTTTCATTCTACTCCTGTGGCTTCTATTATATACAATGaatacaatcatacacacacacaaacacacacacacacatacagtatatatgtatatatatatatatacatatatatatatatatatatatatatatatatatatatatatatatatatatatatatatatatatatatatatttacatatacgtatatatgtataaatatatatatatatatatatatatatatatatatatatatatatatatatatatatatatatttacatatacgtatatatgtatatatatatatatatatatatatatatatatgcctgtaccagtgatctatatataaaataaaatggcctttattcataaaataattttggCCAAGCGCCATGCTaccagcccaaggactccaacaccgaaagcagcccagtgcagaaaagaaatacagatataatgaaatatatatatatatatatatatatatatatatatatatatatatatatatatatatatatatatatttatatatatatatatatatatatatatatatatatatatatatgtatatatatatatatatatatatatatatatatatatatatatatatatatatatatatataacagacgtaATAAGAAACTGTTAAATATATTcagatcaataacaacaataaaatatatcagtcatatataaaactatgaatCGAGACTTTTGTTGTCaagctgttcaacagaaaaaccttTGCAACAGGCTTGAATTTTTCAAGTTCCATCGATTTAACCACCAGAGTAGGAAAATCATTCTACaatctgtcacagctggaataaagcattTAGAACAATGAgttgtgttgagccttatgatggagaagcagACTGATAGAATTAAACCGCATATCCAGTACTACATACTGGATGATAGTCTGGGAATATCACAATGCAAGGgatagtcagaattttgaaaaatcgtatgcaacatgcataaagaactcaCTGAACGACAATACCAGcaccaggaaaaagaaatttattcaCCGGAAATATTTGTCAAACAACttgagatgagagtcagcagctgaagaccagactggggAAAATTTCTTCAAGATGAGTAGAATGGAAGAACTAAAATATTTTCTAAGGATAGATTGGTCATCAAAAATATTTACAAGATTTTATCAATGTGCCATTTTCTTTTttatgcaactgaagaagaaacatccAGAATATGTTTCTGAAAATTAGATTTGCAAATAGGACAACACCTAGAAGAgatgttttatttctaataaacCATCTTCTTGATTGAATTCGATCGTAAACTAACAGTTTAAACACACTTGCTGTGCCtcaaaaaataaagataagaatgaATAATCATATATTTACTTATTCTTCGCCCTGATATATAAAACCCCTGATTTTTACTGGTTAACCAGCTTAATAATTTTCCACAGCACTTTGTAGATGACTGTTGAGCCGTATTTTCAAGCGTTTGGGCTCAATTCTATACTAGTAAGGAGAGTTGGAGAGTTGATGCAAACCCGTACCAGTACGCTAAAAGGCTACATCCTAGGATAGGTTCAGTTGAAGACttccctttatttatatttttatcaaatttatcGTTGATTCTTCCCATGGAAATTCTTTGCTTCCTTCGTAAGTGCgtgtttatataaaatatgaacaaataaaaatttgTTGATCATCTTCAAGCTTTTCTCGATTGATAAAAACTGATTAAAAGACTTGTCCGGTGGTTGTCAGTTATGATGTTAGTGCCATCTTTTCAATGATTAAGTGAAGGTTCCTTATTTAAATGGTATATAATTAGGTGTTGGCTAAGATATATTTTTTGCACTCATGAAGTACTCCATACGTTTATATATAAGTTCATTAACA
This genomic stretch from Palaemon carinicauda isolate YSFRI2023 chromosome 12, ASM3689809v2, whole genome shotgun sequence harbors:
- the LOC137650934 gene encoding KRAB-A domain-containing protein 2-like, with the protein product MSGGIDIGFEGGEVVIHECVDFGHQGLHGQSIYFVDGRAPHILHSDNGREFSNKVIKEVLAMWPECKLVHGKPRYSQSQGSVERANRDVKAILACWMKDNNTTQWSNGLRFVQWQKNTRFLSGIGRTPYEAMYGEKAHLGISPVNIPEEIMEGM